One genomic region from Arthrobacter sp. YN encodes:
- the ccsB gene encoding c-type cytochrome biogenesis protein CcsB, with protein MPVINETLGQYSELFMLLAAGTYTVAFIAFAWDLAKSSKMLRAVDLKAAASTAGEKVTVAAGRVAGGLGGPDAGGPAGRAERPTSGLTFEGGTAAGDMKYAGERRAPARVAVALTVLGVLIHGAGVVTRAFGAGRVPWGNMYEFLTTGAFVAVAVFLIVLIRRDLRFLGTFVIGLAIIMLVAASAAFWTPVGHLVPALQSYWLIIHVSIAVLSSALFTLTFAMSVLQLLQSYRQKSLAAGRADKLGFMRLVPNALSLENLSYRINAIAFIGWTFTLMFGAIWAEKAWGRFWGWDPKEVWTFVIWVVYAGYLHARATRGWTGTRAAWLSIVGYACVIINFTLVNTVFNGLHSYSGL; from the coding sequence ATGCCCGTCATCAACGAAACCCTGGGCCAATACAGCGAGCTGTTCATGCTGTTGGCCGCCGGCACCTACACCGTGGCGTTCATCGCCTTTGCCTGGGACCTGGCCAAGAGCAGCAAGATGCTCCGCGCCGTGGACCTGAAGGCTGCGGCCAGCACTGCCGGCGAGAAGGTCACGGTTGCTGCAGGTCGCGTCGCGGGAGGCTTGGGAGGTCCCGACGCCGGTGGGCCGGCAGGCCGCGCTGAGCGTCCGACGTCGGGCCTCACCTTTGAGGGCGGCACCGCCGCAGGCGACATGAAGTACGCCGGCGAACGCCGCGCACCTGCCCGCGTGGCCGTGGCCCTGACGGTGTTGGGCGTCCTCATCCACGGCGCAGGGGTGGTCACCCGCGCATTCGGTGCAGGCCGCGTGCCGTGGGGCAACATGTACGAGTTCCTCACCACGGGCGCGTTTGTTGCAGTGGCTGTGTTCCTGATCGTCCTCATCCGCCGCGACCTGCGGTTCCTGGGCACGTTCGTGATCGGCCTGGCCATCATCATGCTGGTTGCCGCTTCGGCTGCTTTCTGGACCCCCGTGGGTCACCTGGTGCCGGCGCTGCAGAGCTACTGGTTGATCATCCACGTCTCCATCGCAGTGCTCTCTTCAGCGCTGTTCACGCTGACGTTCGCCATGTCAGTGCTGCAGTTGCTGCAGTCGTACCGCCAGAAGAGCCTTGCTGCGGGCCGTGCGGACAAGCTGGGCTTCATGCGCCTGGTCCCCAACGCGCTGAGCCTGGAGAATCTCTCCTACCGCATCAATGCCATCGCCTTCATTGGCTGGACGTTTACCCTCATGTTCGGCGCCATCTGGGCCGAGAAGGCCTGGGGTCGCTTCTGGGGCTGGGACCCCAAGGAAGTGTGGACCTTTGTGATCTGGGTGGTCTACGCCGGCTACCTGCATGCCCGGGCCACCCGCGGTTGGACCGGAACGCGCGCAGCCTGGTTGTCGATTGTTGGCTACGCCTGCGTCATCATCAACTTCACGCTGGTGAACACGGTCTTCAACGGCCTGCATTCCTACTCCGGGCTCTAA
- the resB gene encoding cytochrome c biogenesis protein ResB has translation MSESVKATKKSPSAESTSTAEGKLQQAKSEAALPALGFKGMLRWAWTQLTSMRTALFLLLLLAVGAVPGSLFPQRPANPSVVTQYIKDNPSYGELLDALQLYDVYSSAWFSAIYILLFISLIGCVTPRAIAHYKAMKSQPPRTPKRLSRLPEYGTLAVPADAGIPASKAIYDAAGLLKKRGYRVEVRDVDGALPSLGAERGFLKEVGNLVFHTSLIGVLVSVAIGGLYGYSGQRILVEGETFVNTLVGYDQFTPGTNFQSSALQPYSMQLDKFEAKFDRESPGKAGQPIDYTAEVTTKEGPDSPVKKETLKVNDPVSLGGTSLYLTGNGYAPLVTVRDGEGNVSFQGPVTAKVQGDNYYSSVVIKVPDAKPEQLGFVGFFLPTAFVTEDGTSFSASPELFNPQLSLNSFYGDLGLDKGVPQNVFELDVKDLKPLNARDLAAGGITLTPGATVNLPEGKGSITFDGVKKYIGVDIHHNPGQLYALIFGFLAVGGLVMSLYINRRRVWVRTGTHADGRTMVEYGLLARGEDHRLAGEAAALREIFAREWNIPQTQDPATRTAGSSSTSKDQ, from the coding sequence ATGAGCGAGTCCGTGAAAGCCACAAAGAAGTCACCGTCCGCTGAAAGCACCAGCACAGCGGAAGGAAAACTCCAGCAGGCCAAGTCCGAGGCCGCACTTCCTGCCCTCGGGTTCAAGGGCATGCTCCGGTGGGCCTGGACCCAGCTGACCAGCATGCGCACAGCGTTGTTCCTGCTGCTCCTTCTCGCCGTCGGAGCGGTGCCTGGTTCCCTGTTCCCGCAGCGGCCGGCGAACCCGTCGGTGGTCACGCAGTACATCAAGGACAACCCGTCCTACGGCGAGCTCCTGGACGCGTTGCAGCTGTACGACGTCTACTCCTCGGCCTGGTTCTCGGCCATTTACATCCTGCTCTTTATCTCGCTGATCGGCTGCGTCACCCCGCGCGCCATCGCCCATTACAAGGCCATGAAGTCCCAGCCGCCCCGCACCCCCAAGCGCCTTTCGCGCCTGCCGGAGTACGGCACCTTGGCTGTACCCGCCGACGCCGGGATCCCGGCGTCGAAGGCCATATACGATGCCGCCGGGCTGCTGAAGAAGCGCGGCTACCGCGTGGAAGTCAGGGACGTCGACGGCGCCCTGCCGTCCTTGGGTGCCGAGCGCGGCTTCCTGAAGGAAGTGGGTAACCTGGTCTTCCACACCTCGCTGATCGGGGTGCTGGTGTCCGTGGCCATCGGTGGCCTCTACGGGTACAGCGGCCAGCGCATCCTGGTAGAAGGCGAGACGTTCGTCAACACCCTGGTGGGCTACGACCAATTCACTCCCGGCACCAACTTCCAGAGCAGCGCGCTCCAGCCGTACTCGATGCAACTGGACAAGTTCGAAGCCAAGTTCGACCGTGAGTCCCCGGGCAAAGCCGGCCAGCCGATCGATTACACGGCCGAGGTCACCACCAAGGAAGGACCGGATTCACCGGTCAAGAAGGAAACCCTCAAGGTCAACGACCCCGTCTCCCTCGGTGGTACCAGCCTCTACCTGACCGGCAACGGCTACGCGCCCCTGGTCACCGTCCGGGACGGCGAGGGCAATGTTTCCTTCCAAGGCCCCGTCACGGCCAAGGTCCAGGGAGACAACTACTACTCGTCGGTGGTCATCAAGGTCCCCGACGCGAAGCCGGAACAGCTCGGCTTTGTGGGCTTCTTCCTTCCCACGGCGTTCGTCACCGAAGACGGCACCTCGTTCAGCGCTTCCCCGGAACTCTTCAACCCCCAGCTGAGCCTGAACTCGTTCTACGGAGACCTCGGCCTGGACAAGGGCGTGCCCCAGAACGTGTTCGAACTGGACGTCAAGGACTTGAAACCGCTCAATGCCCGTGACCTCGCGGCAGGCGGCATCACGCTGACCCCGGGCGCAACCGTCAACCTGCCCGAAGGCAAGGGCAGCATCACGTTCGACGGCGTCAAGAAGTACATCGGCGTGGACATCCACCACAACCCCGGCCAGCTCTACGCACTGATCTTCGGCTTCCTCGCAGTCGGTGGCCTGGTCATGTCCCTCTACATCAACCGCCGCCGCGTCTGGGTCCGCACCGGTACGCACGCAGATGGCCGCACCATGGTGGAATATGGCCTGCTGGCCCGCGGTGAGGACCACCGCCTGGCCGGCGAAGCAGCAGCACTACGCGAGATCTTTGCCCGGGAATGGAACATCCCACAGACGCAGGACCCCGCCACAAGAACAGCAGGATCTTCCTCAACCTCGAAGGACCAGTAA
- a CDS encoding cytochrome c biogenesis CcdA family protein: protein MNSPFAETILNGSLLLAVPVALLAGLVSFLSPCVLPLVPGYLGYVTGLTGVDLQKQRRGRMLAGIGLFVLGFSVIFVLLGGAFGQLGTLLTGPQNAWITQLLGILVIIMGVVFMGGFGWLQRDAKIHAKPPAGLWGAPLLGLTFGLGWAPCIGPTYSAVQLLSLSGGSSAAKGALLAFVYSLGLGIPFLLIALAVRRGMGVMSFFRKHRLAIQRIGGGILILLGILMATGVWGTWVTELQYWFQNDVKLPI, encoded by the coding sequence ATGAACAGTCCCTTCGCCGAGACGATCCTCAACGGATCGCTGCTGCTGGCTGTGCCGGTGGCGTTGCTGGCCGGGCTGGTCTCCTTCCTTTCGCCATGCGTGCTGCCACTGGTCCCCGGTTACCTTGGCTACGTCACGGGACTGACCGGCGTCGACCTCCAAAAGCAGCGGCGTGGCCGCATGCTGGCCGGAATTGGCCTGTTTGTCCTGGGTTTCTCGGTGATCTTTGTTCTGCTGGGCGGCGCCTTCGGGCAGTTGGGCACGTTGCTGACCGGCCCGCAGAACGCCTGGATTACGCAGTTGCTGGGCATCCTGGTGATCATCATGGGCGTGGTGTTCATGGGCGGCTTCGGTTGGTTGCAGCGCGACGCAAAGATCCATGCCAAACCGCCTGCCGGCCTCTGGGGAGCACCGCTCCTGGGATTGACCTTTGGCCTGGGCTGGGCGCCCTGTATCGGTCCGACGTACTCCGCGGTACAGTTGCTGAGCTTGTCCGGTGGTTCCTCGGCAGCCAAGGGCGCGCTCCTGGCGTTCGTCTATAGCCTTGGACTGGGCATCCCGTTCCTCTTGATTGCGTTGGCTGTCCGCCGGGGCATGGGAGTCATGTCCTTCTTCCGCAAGCACCGTCTGGCCATCCAGCGGATCGGCGGCGGCATCCTGATTTTGCTCGGCATCCTGATGGCCACCGGCGTGTGGGGAACCTGGGTGACCGAGTTGCAGTACTGGTTCCAAAACGATGTGAAGTTGCCAATCTGA
- a CDS encoding TlpA family protein disulfide reductase, translated as MDNNLSRRSALTAGGVLLAGLTMGLSACAQEDSLAKQAKAGDNKNYVAGDGSVTEFAKADRAAPVALKGTLFNGETVKPEDLKGKVTVLNFWFAACAPCRIEAPQLEALHQDFKDQGVQFFGVNLRDEQATAEAFDKTFNITYPSFNDKDGAVLLSVSGIVPPGAVPTTLVLDKDGKVASRVLGEIEKSTLKALITSAVAE; from the coding sequence ATGGACAACAACCTCTCACGCCGCAGCGCGTTGACTGCCGGTGGCGTCCTCCTCGCAGGACTGACCATGGGCCTGTCCGCGTGTGCCCAGGAAGATTCCCTCGCCAAGCAAGCCAAGGCAGGCGACAACAAGAACTACGTAGCCGGCGATGGTTCGGTGACAGAGTTCGCGAAGGCGGACCGTGCCGCGCCAGTGGCGCTCAAGGGCACCCTCTTTAACGGGGAGACGGTAAAGCCCGAGGACCTCAAGGGCAAAGTCACGGTCTTGAACTTCTGGTTTGCTGCCTGTGCACCTTGCCGCATCGAGGCGCCCCAGCTTGAAGCCCTGCACCAGGACTTCAAGGACCAGGGCGTCCAATTCTTCGGCGTCAACCTGCGCGACGAACAAGCTACCGCTGAGGCCTTCGACAAGACCTTCAACATCACCTACCCAAGCTTCAACGACAAGGACGGTGCTGTTCTCCTGTCCGTGTCCGGCATCGTTCCGCCGGGTGCAGTGCCCACAACATTGGTCCTGGACAAGGATGGCAAGGTTGCCTCCCGCGTGCTCGGCGAGATCGAGAAGAGCACCCTGAAGGCCCTCATCACCTCCGCAGTGGCGGAGTAG
- a CDS encoding histidine phosphatase family protein has protein sequence MPQATVHLLRHGEVHNPDGVLYGRLPEFHLSERGREMARMLADHFVARAGQGAKIVHLVASPLTRAQETAMPTAEALNLEITTEPRIIEAENHFEGLHPTKSEFLKPKHWIYFRNPLRPSWGEPYKDQAARVLAAVEDARAKAVELGGDGAEAILVSHQLPIWSTRLTAEGRRLAHDPRKRECTLTSLTSLTLDGNGKIVRVEYTEPAAVLLPGAASTPGA, from the coding sequence ATGCCCCAAGCAACTGTCCACCTGCTTCGCCATGGCGAGGTCCACAATCCCGACGGCGTCCTGTACGGTCGCCTGCCGGAATTCCACCTCTCCGAGCGTGGCCGGGAGATGGCCCGTATGCTGGCCGACCACTTTGTGGCACGTGCCGGCCAGGGTGCCAAGATTGTCCACTTGGTCGCCTCACCGCTGACCCGCGCCCAGGAAACGGCCATGCCCACTGCGGAGGCCCTGAACCTGGAGATCACCACCGAGCCCCGGATCATCGAGGCCGAGAACCACTTTGAGGGGCTGCACCCCACCAAGAGTGAATTCCTGAAGCCCAAGCACTGGATCTACTTCCGCAATCCTCTGCGTCCATCCTGGGGCGAGCCGTACAAGGACCAAGCCGCCCGGGTGCTGGCCGCCGTTGAAGACGCCCGTGCCAAGGCGGTTGAGTTGGGTGGCGACGGTGCCGAAGCCATCCTCGTGAGCCATCAGCTCCCCATCTGGTCAACCCGTTTGACGGCAGAGGGACGGCGGCTGGCACACGATCCCCGCAAGCGCGAATGCACGCTCACGTCCCTGACGTCCCTGACCCTGGACGGGAACGGCAAGATCGTGCGCGTTGAGTACACCGAACCTGCTGCCGTCCTGCTCCCCGGCGCGGCGAGCACCCCGGGGGCATAG
- a CDS encoding YceI family protein, with product MTLPASVTTGTWTLDASHSEIGFTVRHAGISKVRGQFKDASATLEVGEALTDSKVTATIQTASFDSGDVNRDGHVKGEDFFDVEKFPEITFVSRHVKANGNSFDLVGDLTIKGVTKEVSIETEFNGVAVDPFGNTRAGVSGETTISRKDFGLTWNAVLEAGGVLVSDKVVINLELAFIAPAAA from the coding sequence ATGACTCTCCCCGCTTCCGTCACCACCGGCACCTGGACCCTCGACGCTTCCCACAGCGAGATCGGCTTCACCGTCCGCCACGCAGGAATCAGCAAGGTCCGCGGCCAGTTCAAGGACGCTTCGGCCACCCTCGAAGTTGGCGAAGCCCTGACCGACTCCAAGGTCACCGCCACCATCCAGACCGCCAGCTTCGACTCCGGCGACGTCAACCGCGATGGCCACGTCAAGGGCGAAGACTTCTTCGACGTGGAGAAGTTCCCGGAAATCACGTTCGTGTCCCGCCACGTCAAGGCCAACGGCAACAGCTTCGACCTCGTGGGCGATCTCACAATCAAGGGCGTGACCAAGGAAGTTTCCATCGAGACCGAATTCAACGGCGTCGCAGTGGATCCCTTCGGCAACACCCGCGCCGGCGTTTCCGGCGAAACCACCATCAGCCGCAAGGACTTCGGCCTCACCTGGAACGCCGTCCTCGAAGCCGGCGGCGTGCTGGTCAGCGACAAGGTTGTCATCAACCTGGAACTCGCTTTCATCGCACCGGCCGCTGCATAG
- a CDS encoding redox-sensing transcriptional repressor Rex: protein MENTVTALEPSPEAATGDNEPATKQIPPAAVARMTLYLRALNSLLAEGVERVSSEALAEASGVSSSTLRKDLSYVGSYGTRGVGYEVQYLSRHIAAALGLTHDWKVAIVGAGNLGKALARYGGFESRGFDVVAIFDADPMVIGNEVGWLRVSDSAELERVLERTHTNMVVLALPATVAQAVCDRVIAAGIRSILSFAPVLLQVPPHVNLRKVDMATELQILAYHAQRAQTPGQAV from the coding sequence ATGGAGAATACCGTGACTGCGCTGGAACCGTCCCCGGAGGCTGCAACCGGGGACAACGAACCTGCCACCAAGCAGATCCCGCCCGCGGCTGTGGCCCGGATGACGCTCTATTTGCGCGCGCTCAACTCCCTGCTGGCTGAAGGCGTGGAGCGGGTCTCGTCCGAAGCGCTGGCGGAAGCCTCAGGTGTCAGCTCGTCCACCCTGCGCAAGGATCTTTCCTACGTGGGCTCGTATGGGACACGCGGTGTCGGCTATGAAGTCCAGTATCTGAGCCGCCACATTGCCGCGGCCTTGGGCCTGACCCATGACTGGAAAGTTGCCATTGTGGGCGCGGGTAACCTCGGCAAGGCCTTGGCCCGGTATGGCGGCTTTGAGTCCCGCGGCTTCGACGTCGTAGCCATCTTCGACGCTGACCCCATGGTGATCGGCAACGAAGTAGGCTGGCTGCGCGTCAGCGACTCCGCGGAGCTTGAGCGGGTCCTGGAACGCACCCACACCAACATGGTGGTGCTGGCGTTGCCCGCCACGGTAGCCCAGGCTGTGTGCGACCGAGTGATTGCCGCCGGGATCCGGAGCATCCTCAGCTTCGCGCCGGTGCTGTTGCAGGTCCCTCCGCACGTGAACCTCCGCAAGGTGGACATGGCCACTGAGCTTCAGATTTTGGCGTACCACGCACAACGGGCGCAGACACCGGGCCAGGCTGTTTAG
- a CDS encoding glutaredoxin family protein, which yields MAIPDVVLLTKADCHLCTEARAAVERVTKSLGVPWKEQRIDGDPQLQERFAEEIPVVLVDGVQRDFWKIDEERLTRTLKKVLEG from the coding sequence ATGGCTATTCCCGACGTCGTTCTCCTCACCAAAGCTGACTGCCACCTGTGCACCGAGGCGCGTGCCGCCGTCGAGCGTGTCACTAAGAGTCTTGGCGTGCCGTGGAAGGAGCAGCGGATCGACGGCGATCCCCAACTGCAGGAGCGCTTCGCGGAAGAGATTCCCGTGGTGCTGGTGGACGGCGTCCAGCGTGATTTTTGGAAGATTGACGAAGAACGGCTCACCCGCACCCTGAAGAAGGTCCTGGAGGGCTGA
- a CDS encoding HAD family hydrolase translates to MPEEKNAAVVADALVQKPTVQKDNVQRRTGEAAFFDVDNTLMKGASLFHVARKMYERKAFTLSQAAGFAWKQFKFVMRGENMEDVHSVRDSALTLAAGITVDDIKALGEEVYDEMIESRIWPGTKALAEQHLRVGRKVWLVTATPIEVATVISTRLGLTGALGTVGEVEDGMYTGKLVGDILHGPAKAVAVQLVADREGLDLDHCWAYSDSANDIPLLTMVGHPVVINPDAKLRRHARENNWPVYDFRSGRRAATLGLKAATVGGAVYGLWRGFSRFRGPRM, encoded by the coding sequence ATGCCCGAGGAGAAGAACGCCGCCGTGGTCGCAGACGCCTTGGTGCAGAAGCCCACCGTGCAGAAGGACAACGTGCAGAGGCGCACGGGCGAAGCCGCCTTCTTCGACGTCGACAACACCTTGATGAAGGGCGCCAGCCTCTTCCACGTAGCCCGCAAAATGTACGAACGCAAGGCTTTCACACTGTCGCAAGCGGCCGGATTCGCCTGGAAGCAGTTCAAATTCGTCATGCGCGGAGAGAACATGGAGGACGTCCACTCGGTCCGCGACTCGGCGCTTACCCTTGCTGCCGGCATCACAGTGGATGACATCAAAGCCCTGGGTGAAGAGGTCTACGACGAAATGATCGAGTCGCGGATCTGGCCTGGGACCAAGGCACTCGCGGAACAGCACCTCAGAGTCGGACGCAAAGTCTGGCTCGTCACGGCTACACCCATCGAGGTGGCCACGGTCATTTCCACCCGGCTCGGGCTGACCGGCGCCCTTGGCACGGTGGGTGAAGTGGAAGACGGCATGTACACAGGGAAACTCGTGGGCGACATCCTGCACGGACCGGCGAAGGCAGTCGCGGTCCAGCTCGTCGCTGATCGGGAGGGCTTGGATCTGGATCATTGCTGGGCGTACAGCGATTCTGCCAACGACATCCCTTTGCTCACCATGGTGGGTCATCCCGTGGTGATCAACCCGGACGCCAAGTTGCGCCGGCACGCCCGCGAGAACAACTGGCCCGTGTACGACTTCCGTTCCGGTCGCCGCGCGGCAACGCTCGGACTCAAGGCCGCCACGGTTGGCGGAGCGGTCTACGGCCTGTGGCGGGGTTTCTCAAGGTTCCGCGGCCCCCGCATGTGA
- a CDS encoding DUF559 domain-containing protein yields the protein MPNATPLPPALISAPFTIDEAEAAGLKQSHLWNRVGIDGVSRGLYRPSDWDFELSAAARSLSAASPGAWISHVTAARLHGACLPPWLSDSNELHLSKPRHLPSVRRKGVIGHTVVASDDEIENVQGIRISTRSRTWLDLARRLPLGDLVCMGDELIRRPRPDFEERDAPFTTLEALRELVGRHRNLQGVVRAREALELMRVGSDSAPESLLRLAMLDAGIPEPELQVLLRPNDPFSPSADLGFRGRRVAIQYDGGHHLGREQIFSDRRRDKAFEAAGWTVLKFGKDDLADNFSSATRKIKSALRSAWQDPAVSSGFTRGT from the coding sequence ATGCCGAATGCCACGCCCCTTCCGCCCGCGCTGATCAGCGCACCGTTCACCATTGACGAGGCCGAGGCCGCGGGCCTGAAGCAATCGCACCTCTGGAACCGTGTAGGAATAGATGGAGTCAGCCGCGGCCTTTACCGTCCATCGGATTGGGACTTTGAGCTGTCGGCGGCTGCAAGGTCGCTGTCAGCCGCAAGTCCGGGGGCATGGATATCCCATGTAACTGCCGCGAGGCTGCATGGTGCGTGCCTTCCACCATGGCTGTCTGATTCCAATGAATTGCATCTCAGCAAGCCAAGGCATCTACCGTCCGTCCGCCGCAAAGGAGTGATCGGACACACGGTTGTGGCCTCCGACGACGAGATCGAAAATGTTCAAGGCATCCGGATCAGCACTCGGTCGCGTACCTGGTTGGATCTCGCAAGGCGCCTTCCGCTCGGCGACCTCGTCTGCATGGGTGACGAACTCATTCGCAGACCCAGGCCGGACTTCGAAGAACGCGACGCACCGTTCACCACACTTGAGGCACTTCGCGAACTGGTGGGCAGGCACAGGAATCTACAGGGCGTCGTCAGGGCACGAGAAGCACTAGAGCTCATGCGTGTCGGCTCCGACTCCGCGCCAGAGTCGCTGCTCCGCTTGGCAATGCTGGACGCCGGTATCCCCGAACCGGAGCTGCAGGTGCTACTCCGCCCGAACGATCCGTTTTCGCCGTCCGCGGACTTGGGCTTCCGTGGCCGGCGGGTAGCAATACAGTACGACGGCGGCCATCACCTTGGGCGCGAACAGATATTTAGCGATCGGCGACGCGACAAGGCGTTCGAAGCAGCAGGCTGGACGGTCCTGAAATTCGGAAAGGACGACTTGGCGGATAACTTTTCGTCAGCGACTCGTAAGATCAAGAGCGCTCTACGCTCAGCATGGCAGGATCCCGCGGTCAGCTCCGGTTTTACCCGAGGGACCTGA
- a CDS encoding 30S ribosomal protein bS22: MGSVIKKRRKRMAKKKHRKLLRKTRHQRRNKK, from the coding sequence GTGGGTTCAGTTATTAAGAAGCGCCGCAAGCGTATGGCCAAGAAGAAGCACCGCAAGCTGCTTCGCAAGACTCGCCACCAGCGCCGCAATAAGAAGTAG
- a CDS encoding helix-turn-helix domain-containing protein translates to MSAETNFSNARFMTVAEVADVLRVSKMTVYRLVHSGEMPAVRFGRSFRVPEEAVAQYLKGAVVDGQSETA, encoded by the coding sequence ATGTCCGCAGAGACTAACTTCTCGAATGCGCGTTTCATGACGGTGGCCGAAGTGGCCGACGTCCTGCGTGTTTCCAAGATGACCGTGTATCGCCTGGTCCACTCAGGGGAAATGCCCGCCGTGAGGTTCGGGCGTTCCTTCCGGGTTCCTGAAGAGGCCGTTGCCCAGTACCTCAAGGGTGCCGTGGTGGACGGACAATCCGAGACCGCCTGA
- a CDS encoding 3-deoxy-7-phosphoheptulonate synthase translates to MTSLAAEPTESLDSPDAGAVDAAHPSTSNLRVARFEPLPAPQDLIAELPLDARSAAVVDRGRDQVRAIMDGVDDRLLVIVGPCSIHDPKAGLEYARRLVSQAEKHKEDLLIVMRTYFEKPRTTVGWKGLINDPHLDGSHDIAAGLRAARGFLKQVTALGLPTATEFLEPISPQYMADLVSWGAIGARTTESQIHRQLASGLSMPIGFKNGTDGDLQVAIDACGASAAEQAFLGIDDDGRAALVATSGNPDTHVILRGGRKGPNYSQDDVAAASSKLAAKGLNPRLIVDASHANSGKSHHRQAEVALEIGAQLEAGESSPIAGVMLESFLVGGAQNLDTAKQLAGEQELVYGQSVTDACMEWDVTASVLEQLAASARKRRAVVAE, encoded by the coding sequence ATGACCAGCCTCGCTGCAGAACCCACCGAATCGCTCGACTCCCCTGACGCGGGAGCCGTTGACGCCGCGCATCCTTCAACCTCCAACCTCCGGGTGGCACGCTTCGAGCCCCTTCCGGCACCCCAGGACCTCATCGCCGAGTTGCCGCTGGATGCCCGCTCGGCTGCCGTCGTCGACCGCGGCCGCGACCAGGTCCGCGCCATCATGGATGGCGTGGACGACCGCCTCCTGGTCATCGTTGGCCCGTGCTCCATCCACGATCCCAAGGCCGGCCTCGAATACGCCCGCCGGTTGGTCAGCCAGGCGGAGAAGCACAAGGAAGACCTGCTGATCGTCATGCGGACCTACTTCGAGAAGCCCCGCACCACCGTCGGCTGGAAGGGCCTCATCAACGATCCCCACTTGGACGGCAGCCACGACATCGCCGCCGGTCTTCGCGCGGCCCGTGGGTTCCTGAAGCAGGTCACCGCCCTCGGACTGCCCACGGCCACCGAGTTCCTGGAGCCCATCAGCCCGCAATACATGGCTGACCTCGTTTCCTGGGGCGCGATCGGTGCCCGCACCACCGAAAGCCAGATCCACCGCCAACTCGCCTCCGGACTGTCCATGCCCATCGGCTTCAAGAACGGCACCGATGGTGACCTGCAGGTGGCGATCGACGCTTGCGGCGCCTCTGCCGCCGAGCAGGCCTTCCTGGGAATCGACGACGACGGCCGCGCGGCTCTGGTAGCAACCTCAGGCAACCCGGACACCCACGTGATCCTGCGCGGCGGACGCAAGGGACCCAACTACTCCCAGGATGATGTCGCGGCTGCTTCCTCCAAGCTCGCTGCCAAGGGCCTGAACCCGCGCCTGATCGTGGACGCCAGCCACGCCAACAGCGGCAAGAGCCATCACCGCCAGGCTGAGGTTGCCTTGGAAATCGGTGCGCAGCTCGAAGCCGGGGAGTCCTCGCCGATCGCCGGCGTCATGCTGGAGAGCTTCCTGGTGGGCGGAGCCCAGAACCTGGACACCGCCAAGCAGCTTGCGGGGGAGCAGGAACTCGTTTACGGCCAGAGCGTCACCGACGCCTGCATGGAATGGGACGTCACGGCTTCGGTGCTGGAACAGCTCGCAGCCTCGGCCCGGAAGCGTCGCGCGGTGGTTGCAGAGTAG